One genomic segment of Streptomyces sp. NBC_00239 includes these proteins:
- a CDS encoding cation diffusion facilitator family transporter encodes MGHGHDHGSTPGPDSGDAHAHGPRIGTAGERHQKPLAIAFGITAAYAVVEVVAGIMTGSLALISDAAHMGTDVLGLGLALSAIHLAKRPAAGQRTYGAYRLEVLAAIINGLLLFGVAFYVLYEAFERFRNPPEVLGVPMLIVAVVGLIINLISFRLLTAGAKESLNVKGAYLEVLADMLGSVGVIIGAIVIATTGFQYADPIVGAAIGLFILPRTWKLMRQALRIIMEVAPPDIDVDAAQRDLAAIPGVDQVHDLHIWTITSGMEAASAHVVIKDGADWHAVLDQSRQILAERYRVTHPTIQVEPADHTEEPAAF; translated from the coding sequence ATGGGACACGGCCACGATCACGGCTCCACGCCCGGGCCGGACAGCGGCGACGCGCACGCGCACGGACCTCGGATCGGTACCGCGGGCGAACGCCACCAGAAGCCGTTGGCCATCGCCTTCGGAATCACCGCCGCCTACGCCGTGGTCGAGGTCGTGGCCGGCATCATGACCGGCTCGCTGGCCCTGATCAGCGACGCCGCCCACATGGGCACCGACGTCCTCGGGCTCGGGCTGGCGCTCTCCGCGATCCACCTCGCCAAGCGCCCCGCTGCCGGCCAGCGCACGTACGGCGCTTACCGGTTGGAGGTCCTGGCCGCCATCATCAACGGCCTGCTTCTGTTCGGTGTGGCCTTCTACGTGCTCTACGAGGCGTTCGAGCGGTTCCGCAATCCGCCCGAGGTCCTGGGCGTGCCGATGCTGATCGTCGCCGTGGTCGGCCTGATCATCAACCTGATCTCCTTCAGGCTGCTGACCGCCGGCGCGAAGGAAAGCCTCAACGTTAAGGGCGCTTACCTCGAAGTGCTCGCCGACATGCTCGGCTCGGTCGGCGTCATCATCGGAGCCATCGTCATCGCGACAACCGGCTTCCAGTACGCCGACCCGATCGTCGGAGCCGCGATCGGCCTGTTCATCCTGCCGCGTACCTGGAAGCTCATGCGCCAGGCCCTGCGCATCATCATGGAAGTCGCCCCGCCCGACATCGACGTTGATGCCGCCCAGCGGGACCTCGCCGCGATTCCCGGGGTCGACCAGGTCCACGACCTGCACATCTGGACCATCACCAGTGGCATGGAAGCCGCCTCGGCCCACGTAGTGATCAAGGACGGCGCCGACTGGCATGCCGTGCTGGACCAGAGCCGCCAGATCCTCGCCGAGCGGTACCGGGTCACCCACCCCACCATCCAGGTCGAGCCGGCCGACCACACGGAGGAACCCGCCGCTTTCTGA
- a CDS encoding alpha/beta fold hydrolase, which produces MDSVVVGGVRIAYERCGAGQPVVLAGGTGMPPVAWEFCGLRDALVGAGFEVVTYAARGVAPSDAPDAPYSMAELAGDLAGLLDVLELSQVAVVGYSLGSFTAELLARTRPDLVRSAVLMAGAGPITGVVDAVLAAEAELIATTGHLPPAFMRLQTLLSTLPPAVLRDDEEQVRGWLELLGAQEDVWTAPAGAAGQSAASDGWLRDPTRMAALADVDVPVQVLAFEHDLYFPPRAGKMAAEALPCGELAMVSGAAHGGLLTHPVETTAAVLAFLARP; this is translated from the coding sequence GTGGATTCGGTCGTGGTGGGCGGGGTGCGGATCGCGTATGAGAGATGCGGCGCGGGACAGCCGGTGGTGCTCGCGGGCGGGACGGGGATGCCGCCGGTGGCGTGGGAGTTCTGCGGGCTCCGGGACGCACTGGTGGGCGCCGGGTTCGAGGTGGTCACGTACGCGGCTCGCGGGGTGGCGCCCTCGGATGCCCCTGACGCCCCGTATTCGATGGCGGAGCTGGCAGGGGATCTAGCCGGGCTGCTGGATGTCCTGGAGCTGTCGCAGGTCGCGGTCGTCGGGTACTCGCTGGGCAGTTTCACCGCCGAACTGCTGGCCCGTACCCGGCCGGACCTGGTGCGCTCCGCGGTGCTGATGGCAGGTGCCGGGCCGATAACGGGCGTGGTGGACGCGGTGCTGGCCGCCGAGGCCGAACTGATCGCGACGACCGGGCATCTGCCGCCGGCGTTCATGCGCTTGCAGACGCTGCTGAGCACGCTGCCGCCCGCAGTACTGCGGGACGACGAGGAACAGGTACGTGGCTGGCTGGAGCTTCTCGGGGCCCAGGAGGACGTGTGGACCGCGCCCGCCGGTGCCGCCGGGCAATCCGCGGCGTCCGACGGATGGCTCCGCGACCCCACGCGCATGGCCGCACTCGCGGACGTGGACGTGCCCGTGCAGGTGCTGGCGTTCGAGCACGACCTGTACTTCCCGCCGCGCGCCGGAAAGATGGCGGCCGAGGCGCTCCCGTGCGGGGAGTTGGCGATGGTGTCCGGCGCCGCGCACGGCGGGCTGTTGACCCATCCCGTAGAGACCACCGCGGCCGTCCTCGCCTTCCTCGCCCGTCCCTGA
- a CDS encoding methyltransferase family protein, with the protein MNAWAWTALVLFTGWAVTAFGVRAFVQHRRTGDAGFRGISGRPGSASWWAGLLFVLALVGGAAAPVASLAGLSPLPGAGGDALRWAGLIVAVAGIAATLAAQSAMGSSWRVGVDAGERTELVTSGIFAGVRNPVFTAMVVTAAGLALMVPNLIAVLTWGVLVIAIELQVRVVEEPYLAHVHGVAYDAYTARAGRFVPGVGRRRSPIAA; encoded by the coding sequence ATGAACGCCTGGGCATGGACGGCGCTGGTCCTCTTCACGGGATGGGCGGTGACCGCGTTCGGTGTACGGGCGTTCGTACAGCACCGCCGTACCGGGGACGCCGGGTTCCGCGGGATTTCGGGCAGGCCGGGTTCGGCATCGTGGTGGGCCGGTTTGCTGTTCGTCTTGGCCCTCGTCGGCGGAGCAGCTGCTCCCGTGGCATCGCTTGCCGGGCTCTCCCCGCTTCCCGGGGCCGGCGGAGATGCACTGCGGTGGGCGGGTCTCATCGTGGCGGTGGCGGGCATCGCGGCCACCTTGGCCGCGCAGAGCGCCATGGGTTCGTCGTGGCGGGTCGGCGTGGACGCCGGGGAGCGCACCGAGCTGGTCACCTCCGGCATCTTCGCCGGCGTGCGCAACCCGGTGTTCACGGCGATGGTCGTCACGGCCGCCGGACTCGCCCTCATGGTGCCCAACCTGATCGCCGTACTGACGTGGGGTGTTCTCGTCATCGCCATCGAGTTGCAGGTCCGGGTGGTCGAGGAGCCGTACCTCGCGCACGTCCACGGCGTGGCGTACGACGCCTACACGGCCCGGGCGGGGCGCTTCGTCCCGGGTGTCGGGCGGCGTCGGTCTCCCATCGCCGCCTGA
- a CDS encoding cation transporter — translation MSFLTLGPSPARREVLARRIRLLVAATITYNVVEGIVAITAGTIASSTALIGFGLDSVIEVSSAAAVAWQFSARDHAVREAREQRALRIIACSFFALAAYVAVDAVRALTGTGEAAASIPGIVLAALSLAVMPFLSAAQRRAGRELGSASAVADSKQTLLCTYLSAVVLAGLLLNATLGWTWADPVAALVIAAIAVKEGREAWQGKGCCAPVSPSATPTASGQDTCGSSRSGDACCSAEQKEDAR, via the coding sequence ATGTCCTTCCTCACCCTGGGCCCCTCCCCGGCACGTCGCGAGGTGCTCGCACGCCGAATACGCCTGCTGGTCGCGGCGACGATCACCTACAACGTCGTCGAAGGCATCGTCGCGATCACCGCCGGAACGATCGCCTCGTCGACCGCTCTCATCGGATTCGGCCTCGACTCCGTGATCGAGGTGTCCTCGGCCGCCGCCGTCGCCTGGCAGTTCTCCGCCCGGGACCACGCCGTGCGCGAAGCGCGCGAGCAGCGGGCCCTGCGGATCATCGCCTGTTCCTTCTTCGCCCTGGCCGCGTACGTCGCCGTCGACGCCGTACGGGCCCTGACCGGTACCGGCGAGGCAGCGGCATCGATTCCCGGCATCGTCCTGGCCGCCCTGTCCCTGGCCGTCATGCCCTTCCTGTCCGCGGCCCAGCGCCGGGCGGGCCGAGAACTCGGCTCGGCCTCCGCGGTCGCCGACTCCAAGCAGACCCTGCTGTGCACGTATCTGTCCGCGGTGGTGCTGGCCGGGCTGCTCCTGAACGCCACGCTCGGCTGGACCTGGGCCGACCCGGTCGCCGCCCTCGTCATAGCTGCCATCGCCGTCAAGGAAGGGCGCGAGGCATGGCAGGGCAAGGGCTGCTGCGCCCCGGTGTCCCCGTCCGCAACACCTACCGCTTCCGGTCAAGACACCTGCGGCAGCAGCCGATCCGGCGACGCGTGCTGCTCCGCTGAGCAGAAGGAGGACGCAAGATGA
- a CDS encoding ArsR/SmtB family transcription factor → MLNIAEDIEVLARFGRALADPIRCRLLLELRKAPAHPSDLAEELGISRTRLSNHLACLRDCGLVVAVPEGRRTRYELADARLGHALDDLRTAVVTVAADRTCPDADEKDCC, encoded by the coding sequence GTGCTGAACATTGCCGAAGACATCGAGGTGCTGGCGCGGTTCGGACGCGCGCTGGCCGACCCCATCCGCTGCCGCCTCCTGCTTGAACTGCGTAAGGCGCCGGCCCATCCCTCCGACCTCGCCGAAGAGCTGGGCATCTCCCGCACCCGCCTGTCCAACCACCTTGCCTGCTTGCGCGACTGCGGTCTTGTGGTCGCCGTCCCCGAAGGCCGCCGCACCCGCTACGAGCTCGCGGACGCCCGTCTCGGCCATGCCCTGGACGACCTGCGCACCGCGGTGGTCACCGTGGCCGCGGACCGCACCTGCCCCGACGCCGACGAGAAGGACTGCTGCTGA
- a CDS encoding DUF1775 domain-containing protein — MTRSRTSPRAARVAAAIAIAAALVVAGASTAFAHAEVTASDDRALAENVTLSFSSEAESDSAGIKELRIVLPAGIAPGSVVLKEAPAGWKFTPTPDGYSVGGTALKAGEDAKHSVVVRQLPDEKSLAFKTVETYGDGKVSRWIEVPTGGQKVENPAPVLDLKPAAPDAKPVVPSPSPSPTPTPVQTSAAPTPSSVPSASASVNSAAEKKDEGGSTGLVIGILVALALGAGAAVWFKRRSTNTG; from the coding sequence ATGACCCGCTCACGCACTTCCCCGCGCGCCGCCCGCGTGGCTGCCGCCATCGCCATCGCTGCCGCTTTGGTGGTGGCCGGCGCCTCAACGGCCTTCGCCCACGCCGAGGTCACAGCCTCCGACGATCGGGCGCTGGCCGAGAACGTAACGCTCTCGTTCTCCTCGGAGGCAGAGTCCGATTCCGCTGGAATCAAGGAGCTGCGGATCGTCTTGCCCGCGGGGATCGCTCCAGGCTCGGTGGTCCTGAAAGAGGCCCCGGCGGGCTGGAAGTTCACCCCCACCCCTGACGGCTACTCGGTCGGCGGCACTGCCTTGAAGGCCGGTGAAGACGCCAAACACAGCGTCGTCGTACGGCAGCTGCCCGACGAGAAGTCGCTGGCTTTCAAGACGGTGGAGACGTATGGAGACGGCAAGGTGTCCCGCTGGATCGAGGTGCCCACGGGCGGCCAGAAGGTGGAGAACCCGGCACCCGTGCTCGACCTGAAGCCCGCCGCGCCGGACGCGAAGCCCGTCGTACCCAGCCCCAGCCCCAGCCCGACGCCGACCCCGGTCCAGACTTCGGCGGCGCCGACCCCGTCGTCGGTACCCAGCGCCTCCGCCTCCGTTAACAGCGCCGCTGAGAAGAAGGACGAGGGCGGCAGCACGGGTCTGGTCATCGGCATCCTCGTCGCCCTCGCACTCGGCGCCGGGGCAGCCGTGTGGTTCAAGCGCCGCAGCACCAACACCGGCTGA
- a CDS encoding MFS transporter: MTGVWRQARSFDPAVQLLLINQLTINLGFYMLMPYLAAHLSSSLALAAWAVGLILGVRNLSQQGMFLIGGALADRLGYKPLIVAGCALRTVGFAALAFADTLPTLIAASAATGLAGALFNPAVRAYLAAESGERRVEAFALFNVFYQTGILLGPLLGLALTAVSFPVTCLVAAALFAALTVLQTRRLPERSGGPTGEPVSLRTQATAVLGNKPFWLFAAAMTGSYVLSFQIYLALPLETARLAGDGALGTACTSALFVVSGLVALFGQLRITAWCKRTWTPQQCLVAGLALMGAAFLPPLLSSSWPPAAGWPSTVLAVLPLLACSAALALATAVLYPFEMDTIVALARERWVATHYGLYNTVCGIGITLGNLATGVVLDAARGAGLAFAPWALLAAVGGLCAVAVAALARGGHLRAPAKEVLGV; the protein is encoded by the coding sequence GTGACCGGTGTGTGGCGGCAGGCCCGTTCCTTCGACCCGGCGGTGCAGCTGCTCCTGATCAACCAGCTCACCATCAACCTGGGCTTCTACATGCTGATGCCCTACCTCGCCGCACACCTCTCCAGCTCCCTCGCCCTGGCGGCCTGGGCGGTCGGCCTGATCCTCGGCGTCCGCAACCTTTCCCAGCAAGGGATGTTCCTCATCGGGGGCGCCCTTGCCGACCGGCTCGGCTACAAGCCGCTGATCGTCGCCGGATGCGCCCTGCGCACCGTCGGATTCGCCGCTCTGGCCTTCGCCGACACCCTCCCCACCCTGATCGCCGCCTCCGCGGCCACCGGGCTGGCCGGTGCGCTGTTCAACCCTGCGGTGCGCGCCTACCTCGCGGCCGAATCGGGGGAGCGGCGGGTGGAGGCGTTCGCGCTGTTCAACGTCTTCTACCAGACCGGCATCCTGCTCGGCCCGCTGCTCGGACTCGCTCTCACCGCTGTCTCGTTCCCCGTAACGTGCCTGGTGGCCGCTGCACTGTTCGCGGCCCTGACGGTCTTGCAGACCCGCCGCCTGCCTGAGCGGAGCGGCGGACCCACCGGCGAACCGGTGTCTCTGCGCACCCAGGCGACGGCGGTACTCGGCAACAAGCCCTTCTGGCTGTTCGCGGCGGCCATGACCGGCTCCTACGTCCTGTCCTTCCAGATCTACCTCGCCCTCCCACTGGAAACCGCACGGCTGGCCGGCGACGGAGCGCTGGGCACGGCGTGCACCAGCGCCCTGTTCGTCGTCTCGGGACTGGTCGCCCTGTTCGGGCAACTGCGCATCACGGCATGGTGCAAGCGCACCTGGACACCGCAGCAGTGCCTGGTCGCGGGGCTGGCCCTGATGGGCGCCGCGTTCCTGCCCCCACTGCTGAGCTCCTCCTGGCCGCCGGCCGCAGGGTGGCCGTCCACGGTCCTCGCCGTGCTGCCCCTGCTCGCATGCTCCGCTGCGCTGGCCCTGGCCACGGCAGTGCTGTACCCGTTCGAGATGGACACCATCGTCGCGCTGGCGCGTGAGCGGTGGGTCGCCACCCACTACGGCCTCTACAACACCGTCTGCGGAATCGGCATCACCCTCGGAAACCTCGCCACCGGTGTCGTGCTCGACGCCGCGCGCGGTGCCGGCCTTGCCTTCGCGCCCTGGGCCCTGCTCGCGGCCGTCGGTGGACTGTGCGCCGTCGCGGTCGCGGCCTTGGCCCGGGGCGGACACCTGCGCGCTCCCGCGAAGGAGGTACTGGGCGTGTAG
- a CDS encoding PLP-dependent cysteine synthase family protein produces MKHLASPLPARNPSLLSAVGSTPMLYVDEPFARAPQGFWAKLEGFNPGGIKDRAALHMVAKARERGELRPGAPIVESTSGTLGLGLALAGVIYGHPVHVVTDPGMEPIMDRLLAAHGAHVHLVPEPHPTGGWQQARLDKVAELLAENPAAWCPDQYNNPDNVDAYAPLAAELAEPLDTIDILVCAVGTGGHSAGIARALRPRMPGLQLVGVDTIGSTIFGQPARSRLMRGLGSSIHPGNVDYPAFNEVHWVAPGEAVWAARALASRHYATGGWSVGAVALVAGWLARTSPKDTRIVAVFPDGPHRYFDTVFNDDYCAANNLLGVRPAETPDFLGDPGEREVTSWTRCPRVVDPLHRTTTASTPQMGAGR; encoded by the coding sequence ATGAAGCACCTCGCCTCACCCCTGCCTGCCCGCAACCCGAGCCTGCTCTCCGCAGTCGGCTCGACGCCGATGCTCTACGTCGACGAACCCTTCGCCCGCGCCCCGCAAGGCTTCTGGGCCAAGCTCGAAGGCTTCAACCCGGGAGGCATCAAGGACCGCGCGGCCCTGCACATGGTCGCGAAGGCCCGCGAGCGCGGTGAACTCCGACCCGGCGCCCCCATCGTGGAGTCGACCTCCGGCACCCTTGGTCTCGGTCTTGCCCTCGCCGGCGTCATCTACGGTCATCCCGTCCACGTGGTCACCGACCCCGGCATGGAACCGATCATGGACCGGCTGCTGGCCGCGCACGGCGCGCACGTCCATCTCGTACCTGAGCCGCACCCCACGGGCGGCTGGCAGCAGGCGCGCCTGGACAAGGTGGCCGAACTCCTCGCCGAGAACCCGGCCGCCTGGTGCCCGGACCAGTACAACAACCCCGACAACGTCGATGCCTACGCGCCTCTCGCCGCCGAACTGGCAGAGCCGCTCGACACCATCGACATCCTGGTCTGCGCGGTCGGTACGGGCGGTCATTCCGCGGGTATCGCGCGTGCCCTACGCCCCCGCATGCCAGGGCTGCAGCTCGTCGGCGTCGACACGATCGGCTCCACCATCTTCGGTCAGCCCGCCCGCAGCAGGCTGATGAGGGGTCTCGGCTCCTCCATCCACCCCGGAAACGTCGACTACCCGGCCTTCAACGAAGTCCACTGGGTCGCCCCGGGCGAGGCCGTCTGGGCCGCCCGCGCCCTGGCCTCCCGCCACTACGCCACCGGCGGATGGAGCGTCGGCGCCGTCGCCCTCGTTGCGGGCTGGCTCGCCCGGACCAGCCCCAAGGACACACGCATCGTCGCCGTCTTCCCCGACGGCCCGCACCGCTACTTCGACACCGTCTTCAACGACGACTACTGCGCCGCGAACAACCTCCTCGGCGTCCGCCCCGCCGAAACCCCGGACTTCCTGGGGGACCCCGGCGAGCGTGAAGTCACCTCGTGGACGCGCTGCCCCCGCGTCGTCGACCCTCTGCACCGCACCACCACGGCCTCCACGCCCCAGATGGGAGCCGGCCGGTGA
- a CDS encoding class I SAM-dependent methyltransferase: MLMNRIEKAAINNPARRALQRLYEVPTLLKLAGGPLPPGAKAAELGCGPGYGTQLILDRFGAAHVDAVDLDPYMITRARRRLASQQHRVRLAVGDATDLRTAFDAGDGAYDAVFDFAIIHHIPDWRSALAETARVLKPGGVFVFEEVTAHALARPSYRLLFDHPTDDRFTAEHFLQELAHHGFTVRGALTRIQGDYLLGAATRAH, from the coding sequence ATGCTCATGAACCGGATCGAGAAGGCCGCGATCAACAACCCGGCCAGACGGGCGCTCCAGCGCCTTTACGAGGTGCCGACCCTGCTCAAGCTGGCCGGCGGACCACTGCCGCCCGGCGCGAAGGCGGCCGAACTTGGCTGCGGGCCCGGCTACGGCACCCAGCTGATCCTGGACCGCTTCGGAGCCGCGCACGTCGATGCCGTTGACCTCGACCCCTACATGATCACCAGGGCCCGGCGGCGCCTCGCCTCCCAGCAGCACCGGGTACGCCTCGCAGTGGGGGACGCCACCGACCTGCGCACCGCCTTCGACGCCGGGGATGGGGCTTACGACGCGGTCTTCGACTTCGCGATCATCCACCACATCCCCGACTGGCGCTCCGCCCTCGCCGAGACCGCCCGGGTCCTGAAGCCCGGCGGGGTGTTCGTGTTCGAGGAGGTCACCGCACACGCCCTGGCCCGGCCCTCCTACCGGCTGCTCTTCGACCACCCCACCGACGACCGCTTCACCGCAGAACACTTCCTGCAGGAACTAGCCCACCACGGCTTCACCGTGCGGGGCGCCCTTACCCGCATACAGGGCGACTACCTCCTCGGCGCCGCCACGCGGGCCCATTGA
- a CDS encoding ArsR/SmtB family transcription factor has protein sequence MTMNSMGMARAATTTSCGAPSAAVALFRSLGEPARLAILMRLAEGEARVVDLVKALGLAQSTVSAHLSCLRECGLIDSRAEGRSSFYFLARPELLDLLASAEQLLAATGEAVDLCPTFGTHPHTTESTAR, from the coding sequence ATGACGATGAATAGCATGGGGATGGCCCGGGCGGCCACCACAACGTCGTGCGGGGCGCCATCGGCGGCCGTGGCCCTGTTCCGCTCGCTGGGTGAGCCGGCCCGGCTGGCGATCCTGATGCGGCTCGCCGAGGGCGAGGCCCGCGTCGTGGACCTTGTGAAGGCGCTCGGGCTGGCGCAGTCCACGGTCTCGGCGCACCTGTCCTGCCTGCGCGAGTGCGGCCTGATCGACTCCCGGGCCGAGGGCCGCTCCTCGTTCTACTTCCTGGCCCGCCCGGAGCTGCTGGACCTGCTGGCCTCGGCCGAGCAGCTGCTGGCAGCCACCGGTGAGGCCGTCGACCTGTGCCCCACCTTCGGCACCCACCCCCACACCACGGAGAGCACCGCGCGATGA
- a CDS encoding cation diffusion facilitator family transporter yields the protein MSSENTTTAAMPDVTGKAAHRAVRYAKFTIGYNVIEGIIAIAAGTVAGAVSLIGFGVDSGIEVAAAVVVLVRLLAEIKGGEPDEAKERKALKFIAVTFFALAAYVTVEGIRDLIGGEKPDTSLVGIVLTGVSIVIMPWLARAKRKAGLEMNSRLVVADAAETKLCAWLSVSTFAGLLAFAVFGWTWLDPVAGFVIAAFAIMEGKEAWEGELVCDDGCEDDKDKAAPADGKSCSDDCH from the coding sequence ATGAGCAGCGAGAACACCACCACGGCCGCCATGCCGGATGTGACCGGCAAGGCCGCGCACCGCGCGGTGCGGTACGCGAAGTTCACCATTGGCTACAACGTCATCGAAGGCATCATCGCCATCGCCGCCGGCACGGTCGCCGGGGCGGTCTCCCTGATCGGCTTCGGCGTCGACTCCGGCATCGAGGTCGCCGCCGCCGTCGTCGTCCTCGTCCGGCTGCTCGCCGAGATCAAGGGCGGCGAGCCGGACGAGGCCAAGGAACGCAAGGCGCTGAAGTTCATCGCCGTCACGTTCTTCGCGCTCGCCGCGTACGTCACCGTCGAGGGCATCCGCGACCTGATCGGCGGCGAGAAGCCCGACACCTCCCTCGTCGGCATCGTCCTGACCGGTGTGTCCATCGTGATCATGCCGTGGCTGGCCCGCGCCAAGCGCAAGGCCGGACTGGAGATGAACTCCCGCCTGGTCGTCGCCGACGCCGCCGAGACCAAGCTGTGCGCCTGGCTGTCGGTGTCCACCTTCGCCGGCCTGCTCGCCTTCGCCGTCTTCGGCTGGACCTGGCTCGACCCCGTCGCCGGATTCGTCATCGCCGCCTTCGCGATCATGGAGGGCAAGGAAGCCTGGGAGGGCGAACTCGTCTGCGACGACGGCTGCGAAGACGACAAGGACAAGGCCGCTCCCGCGGACGGGAAGTCGTGCTCGGATGACTGCCACTGA
- a CDS encoding signal peptidase II has protein sequence MTATDPAAARAAVRRRAAAAALALTAAGADLGAKAWANTALPGEPVHLGLLELRLAFNHGVAFSMGEALPSWVVIALTGLITTAVAVFAWRTAPTSKAAAAALAVVLGGAAANLTDRAGDGVVTDYLHTGWWPTFNLADVFIVCGGLAMVALSWRRTDHEPDKAPA, from the coding sequence ATGACTGCCACTGACCCGGCCGCGGCTAGGGCGGCGGTCCGCCGCAGAGCCGCCGCCGCAGCCCTCGCCCTGACCGCAGCCGGCGCGGACCTGGGCGCCAAGGCATGGGCCAACACCGCCCTCCCGGGCGAGCCGGTCCACCTGGGCCTGCTGGAGCTGCGCCTGGCCTTCAACCACGGGGTCGCGTTCTCCATGGGAGAGGCGCTGCCCTCCTGGGTGGTGATCGCCCTCACCGGCCTGATCACCACCGCCGTCGCCGTGTTCGCCTGGCGTACCGCGCCGACGTCGAAGGCCGCGGCCGCGGCGCTCGCCGTCGTCCTGGGCGGGGCCGCCGCCAACCTGACCGACCGCGCCGGCGACGGAGTGGTCACCGACTACCTGCACACCGGCTGGTGGCCCACCTTCAACCTCGCCGACGTCTTCATCGTCTGCGGCGGACTGGCCATGGTCGCCCTGTCCTGGCGCCGCACCGACCACGAACCCGACAAGGCCCCTGCCTGA
- a CDS encoding methyltransferase family protein — MAVLALSLYGAFLLIAGPLRAGIQYRRTGDTGARHGRLGTAQWWGSIAPGLGSLLAGILAPAAEITGLVHPLPGLDGMPVRITGVVLAVLGIAATFTAQLAMGASWRIGVAPGETTALVTTGPFKLVRNPIYTAAILTVSGLALMVPNPLALAGLAATVIGIEITVRLVEEPYLLRVHGAAYAGYAARTGRFLPRLGRLSAPRPPG; from the coding sequence ATGGCCGTCCTCGCGCTCTCTCTGTACGGGGCGTTCCTGCTGATCGCCGGTCCGCTGCGGGCCGGCATCCAGTACCGGCGCACCGGGGATACCGGCGCCCGCCACGGCCGCCTGGGCACCGCCCAGTGGTGGGGCAGCATCGCCCCCGGCCTGGGGAGCCTCCTGGCCGGCATCCTCGCTCCGGCCGCCGAGATCACCGGCCTGGTGCATCCTCTGCCCGGCCTGGACGGCATGCCGGTGCGGATCACCGGGGTGGTGCTGGCGGTGCTGGGGATCGCGGCGACCTTCACCGCACAGCTGGCGATGGGCGCTTCCTGGCGCATCGGTGTCGCCCCGGGTGAGACCACCGCCCTGGTCACCACCGGCCCGTTCAAGCTGGTCCGCAACCCCATCTACACCGCCGCGATCCTCACGGTCAGCGGGCTGGCCCTCATGGTCCCCAACCCGCTGGCCCTCGCCGGACTCGCCGCAACCGTGATCGGCATCGAAATCACCGTCCGCCTGGTCGAAGAGCCCTACCTGCTGCGCGTCCACGGCGCGGCATATGCGGGGTACGCCGCGCGCACCGGCCGGTTCCTGCCCCGCCTCGGACGGCTCAGCGCACCCCGGCCGCCGGGCTGA
- a CDS encoding helix-turn-helix domain-containing protein: protein MPRWRPLPDVLDDDTRLLVERLRTLKEQAGLSLVELAARTSYSKSAWHRYLNGDKFPPRQAVEALGRVAGAEPESLVSLWGRAHHACNQPELQTVAPPQVTEPVRRINWFKTAVVLAASCAILGAAAVAGEVMSAAADTAGVEMASCRGATCQGRIPHSSRCTQDARTESAVTAGAYVVRLRYSPSCAAVWAEVHTHAGGAVSEVSIKAGPDTRLTSHPVGNADGSSSPMLRASERRTEEACAVAGGKLACTSKDGSEVVPAPGWSPQPSAMPVQA, encoded by the coding sequence ATGCCCCGTTGGCGGCCACTGCCCGACGTACTCGACGACGACACGCGCCTCCTGGTGGAACGGCTGCGCACGCTGAAGGAGCAGGCCGGACTCAGCCTGGTGGAACTGGCCGCGCGAACCAGCTACAGCAAGTCCGCGTGGCACCGGTACCTCAACGGCGACAAGTTCCCTCCGCGTCAGGCGGTCGAGGCTCTCGGCCGGGTGGCGGGAGCGGAACCCGAGAGTCTCGTTTCTCTGTGGGGGCGCGCGCACCACGCGTGCAACCAGCCGGAGCTCCAGACCGTCGCCCCACCCCAGGTGACAGAGCCCGTGCGGCGTATCAACTGGTTCAAGACGGCAGTCGTGCTGGCGGCGTCCTGTGCGATCCTCGGCGCCGCCGCCGTTGCCGGGGAAGTCATGAGCGCAGCCGCTGACACGGCCGGTGTCGAGATGGCTTCGTGCCGCGGAGCAACGTGCCAGGGCCGCATCCCGCATTCCTCGCGCTGCACGCAGGATGCCCGCACCGAGAGCGCCGTCACGGCCGGCGCGTACGTGGTGCGCCTGCGCTACAGCCCTTCCTGCGCCGCGGTATGGGCCGAAGTGCACACCCACGCTGGTGGAGCGGTGAGCGAGGTCTCGATCAAGGCCGGGCCTGACACGCGGCTGACGTCACATCCCGTGGGCAACGCGGACGGCAGCAGCAGCCCGATGCTCCGTGCGTCCGAGCGGAGGACCGAGGAAGCCTGCGCCGTAGCGGGAGGCAAGCTCGCGTGTACGAGCAAGGACGGATCGGAGGTCGTTCCGGCGCCTGGCTGGTCACCCCAGCCGAGCGCGATGCCCGTGCAGGCCTGA